ttatttattatttatttgtaccaaaaataattttaattttaatttttattgtttattttgtatagatattatatgtatatgtatagcTGAGAtgacattattatttaatttatagaatattttttattttttattttaaatttgtttaatgatGAATTGTATTTggcaaatttattaaataatattatatataattgatgaatttttttattgtaaaatttataaatgatgCTATTTTTACCCATGCcaccaatattttaaaaatattttgtctcttcaaccaaaattttaaaaatgtcatgaattttatatttaagatttatttaatttcattatttgatatttgcaaatattatatatataagatttatttaatttcattatttgatatttgtaaatattatatatatatataaagttcttcaaaaataagaataaatctAAAACAGTGCATCAAAACAGATGAATATCAATACCAGTAGAAAAATAATGTCTATCAATACATTACTaactatcttgatctaaataccATTCAAACCTGaacaaagaaaaattattttatgaacccTCATTATCACATGATTCATCTATCAATTGAAAATAAACACATCACATTTCGTTAGTCTAACTGTACATTTGATGTGAAAAGAAAGATAgatgtgtttatttttaattggtaGAGACCAAAAATGATGTGTTACAGATGATTCATAAAACAATCTTTATTCAGTACACTTGTggctaaaacaaacaaaaaacctCCAACACAAATTagcatcaatttaaaaaaaaaatgtctaAAGCTCGATCCTCGGAAAGTAATTCGAAACACAAATCGTGTTTGCTACAATTTCAGAATTCTGGTGAAGAAAAAAGATTAGGCAAACATGGATCATACAACTAAGTTAGAAATGTACCATCAGGGGCATAAACTGAACATTATATTTCAGTCTCAGAATgatttgaacatttttttttctagttgGCCATTTCACACTATTGAATAACAAAAATGCAACCTTACAACTGTTTCACTGCTTCATTGGACAAACATTCATTCTCAGTACATTAATGACCGGAGTGATCTGACAAGGGTTCGAGTTCAATATCGAGTTTCTATTCTTCAATGGCGTTTCCTCCTTCATCCAACTGTTTTTCTTGTTCTTGTTGCTCTGAAATGCACAATAGTTGACACCGTTAAACCATATAGTATACAACTATATATGAAAGCTAAAACAATGAAAAGACAAGTAAATACACACCAAGTTtccttttttatattcttttcatACAGTACAATGCTCTTTAGCTCGCAATAAATGTAAGCTATATTACTTGGAGTCTTGGACTTAGGTGTGAGTGGTGGACACACGTAAGCAACCGACACAGATGTGTTCAATTTTTTCTAAGGTTTTACTGGAACTTGGAAAGTCATATCCCATACCTATGTCCAATGTGTCCAACATAAGTGTCAGCTAATATATGTAACAAAAATAGTTTGATTTGCTTACCCATAAGTTTGAAAATAGCCTTCTGTGTGCGCCTTTCAAGCTTATCGAGCTTCTTCTGCACATCCCTTCGAAGATCCCAGTTTGGTTTCTTGGGAGCAATGTTGACAAATGGATCCTACACCAATCCACAATTAGAACAAGTAGAAAGAAAAGCAGTTTCCGATTAAATGTGATATTGAAGATAAACAAGCACCTCTTTTTCTTCAGATGCTGGAGGTGCTGCTGCAACAGGgtcttcaaatttcggcagcactGGGGGAGCAACCTTTCCCTCCTGAAGCTGTTTATCATGAGGTACATAATTTCGAAACTTCATACTGGGGTTACTGCAGAACAAAAAAATACAAGCAAGGCATACATGTTAATGATCAAAATTATCAGTGAAATAACCACAGGCAAACATCCATCTAAACAGACATTGTGTATTTGTAATATTTTCAAATCACTAAGCTAGAAAAAAGATCCCGCCTTTCTTAGAATCCAGGGGGTGAACCAAGGACTGTGCCCTGTTTGCAGAATTTCTCGTGGAGTGTAACGAATAGTAAGAAATAGGATCAGATTTATAACATCAAACCCCTCCAAAACCCCAACTTATTCAGTTTCTGCAAATTGAGAGCATAAGATGGAAAGGATAATTATCATAATATATtatccttttcttttcattttttttatgacaGGGAATATGGAAAGGTGAAAGGATAGGGAACCTTTCAATCCAATGGTTAGGTTGCACAACATTCTTACCCATAAGCTATAATACTCGGACTTAGATGTAAGTGTTAGATATAAGAATGTTTCTAACATAGGTATGGTcagatttttctaagtttttccctGTATTTGGAGGATTTTTGGAGGTCATATCTCCATATCCCACATCAAACACAAGTATAGGATATtggtacttcaagaaaaatgaagagatagAGTAACATAGCCCATAAGTAAAATGTTTTCTTTACTTTCAACCTTTTCATCCTTCCTACCATGCATGACTTGGAAAAGGGTATAGCTGCAAAGGAAAGAACAAGTTATAGTCCCTCCATTCCTTCCCTATCCTTACCCGAACAAGCGCATCGCAATCTTTTTCAGATAATCCAAATAAATGAAACCTTGGCTTCTCCTGTCCCCACTTCCCTACTGTTCCTCCTTTACATCTGCTTTATTTTCCCTTCTAATTCTCAACATTAGGTTAGGGCTATTCTAGCAGGTTTGTATTGACTATTAAATTCAAGAAAGtaattttcatcaattttaactTCATACTCATACCGACCATTCCTGCATTCTAAAACATCGATATTTCAAGAGAATGGAAATCTATTATGTACCAATTTCCATGCCCTAACACTATTTTAGCGCCAAATTGGGGGGAATGGGAATTGGCATGGCAAAGTCATGCTAGGTATTCAAAAGACAAGTTATATacgttaatttttgaaattttcagtTCAAGGGAAGCAAATAGACAACCATTGAAATATAAATTCTGCGAGTCATTTTCG
The genomic region above belongs to Gossypium hirsutum isolate 1008001.06 chromosome D05, Gossypium_hirsutum_v2.1, whole genome shotgun sequence and contains:
- the LOC107942765 gene encoding coiled-coil domain-containing protein 12, which gives rise to MATEEESIEQAAALRRERLKALKAAQELLNAPDEDSSQAAGNQTDDTNEENNPSMKFRNYVPHDKQLQEGKVAPPVLPKFEDPVAAAPPASEEKEDPFVNIAPKKPNWDLRRDVQKKLDKLERRTQKAIFKLMEQQEQEKQLDEGGNAIEE